One window of the Macaca thibetana thibetana isolate TM-01 chromosome 1, ASM2454274v1, whole genome shotgun sequence genome contains the following:
- the LOC126934782 gene encoding small proline-rich protein 3-like isoform X1, with translation MSSYQEKQTFTPPPQLQQQQVKQPSQPPPQEPFVPITKEPCHPKVPQPGNTKIPEPDCTKVPKPGYTKDPEPGSTKVPDKGCTKVPEPGSTKVPDKGCTKVPEPGSTKVPEPGSTKVPDKGCINFPEPGAIKIPEQGYTKVPEPGYTKVPEPHPSTVTPGPAQQKTKQK, from the coding sequence ATGAGTTCTTACCAGGAGAAGCAGACCTTTACCCCACCACCTCAGCTTCAACAGCAGCAGGTGAAACAACCCAGCCAGCCTCCACCTCAGGAACCATTTGTTCCCATAACCAAGGAGCCATGCCACCCAAAGGTTCCACAACCTGGAAACACAAAGATTCCAGAGCCAGATTGCACCAAGGTCCCTAAGCCAGGCTACACCAAGGACCCTGAGCCAGGCAGCACCAAGGTCCCTGACAAAGGCTGCACCAAGGTCCCTGAGCCAGGCAGCACCAAGGTCCCTGACAAAGGCTGCACCAAGGTCCCTGAGCCAGGCAGCACCAAGGTCCCTGAGCCAGGCAGCACCAAGGTCCCTGACAAAGGCTGCATCAACTTTCCTGAGCCAGGCGCCATTAAAATCCCTGAGCAAGGTTACACCAAAGTTCCTGAGCCAGGCTACACAAAGGTACCAGAGCCTCATCCTTCAACGGTCACTCCAGGCCCAGCTCAGCAGAAGACCAAGCAGAAGTAA
- the LOC126935190 gene encoding cornifin-like: protein MNSQQQKQPCTLPPQPQQQQQVKQPCQPPPQEPCIPKTKEPCLPKVPEPCHPKFPEPCHPKVPEPCHPKVPEPCPSTVTPAPAQQKTKQK, encoded by the coding sequence ATGAATTCCCAGCAACAGAAGCAGCCCTGCACCCTACCCCCTCagcctcagcagcagcagcaggtgaAACAGCCTTGCCAGCCTCCACCCCAGGAACCATGCATCCCCAAAACCAAGGAGCCCTGCCTCCCCAAGGTGCCTGAGCCCTGCCACCCCAAGTTTCCAGAGCCCTGCCACCCCAAGGTGCCTGAGCCCTGCCACCCCAAGGTGCCTGAGCCCTGCCCTTCAACGGTCACACCAGCACCAGCCCAGCAGAAGACCAAGCAGAAGTAA
- the LOC126934782 gene encoding cornifin-B-like isoform X2: MSSYQEKQTFTPPPQLQQQQVKQPSQPPPQEPFVPITKEPCHPKVPQPGNTKIPEPDCYTKVPEPGYTKVPEPHPSTVTPGPAQQKTKQK, translated from the exons ATGAGTTCTTACCAGGAGAAGCAGACCTTTACCCCACCACCTCAGCTTCAACAGCAGCAGGTGAAACAACCCAGCCAGCCTCCACCTCAGGAACCATTTGTTCCCATAACCAAGGAGCCATGCCACCCAAAGGTTCCACAACCTGGAAACACAAAGATTCCAGAGCCAGATT GTTACACCAAAGTTCCTGAGCCAGGCTACACAAAGGTACCAGAGCCTCATCCTTCAACGGTCACTCCAGGCCCAGCTCAGCAGAAGACCAAGCAGAAGTAA
- the SPRR4 gene encoding small proline-rich protein 4, producing MSSQQQQQQQQHCPPQRAQQQQVKQPCQPPPVKCQETCAPKTKDPCAPQVKKQCPPKGTVIPAQQKCPSAQQAPKSKQK from the coding sequence ATGTcttcccagcagcagcagcagcagcagcagcactgcCCACCCCAGAGGGCCCAGCAGCAGCAAGTGAAGCAACCTTGTCAGCCACCCCCTGTTAAATGTCAAGAGACATGTGCACCCAAAACCAAGGATCCATGTGCTCCCCAGGTCAAGAAGCAATGCCCACCGAAGGGCACCGTCATTCCAGCCCAGCAGAAGTGTCCCTCAGCCCAGCAAGCCCCCAAGAGTAAACAGAAGTAA